The Palleronia sp. THAF1 genome window below encodes:
- the scpB gene encoding SMC-Scp complex subunit ScpB — protein sequence MTDERPLFDAPELAEQERMVEAILFASSDPVTVADMNARMPHGCDAAAALEQIRKRYEGRGVQVVRVGEAWAIRTAPDLGFLMARETTETRKLSRAAIETLAIVAYHQPCTRAEIEEIRGVAVSRGTLDQLLELEWIRFGRRRQTPGRPVTFVVTQSFLDHFGLETARDLPGLKDLRAAGLLENRPSPDTAPEGDDTEAEQTDMFVDPDAEDAP from the coding sequence ATGACTGACGAACGCCCCCTTTTCGACGCGCCGGAACTGGCCGAGCAGGAGCGCATGGTCGAAGCGATCCTCTTTGCCTCGTCCGACCCTGTGACGGTCGCCGACATGAACGCCCGGATGCCCCACGGCTGTGACGCCGCCGCCGCGCTTGAGCAGATCCGCAAGCGCTACGAAGGGCGCGGCGTGCAGGTGGTGCGTGTGGGAGAAGCCTGGGCCATTCGCACTGCGCCAGATTTGGGTTTCCTGATGGCGCGCGAGACGACCGAAACGCGCAAGCTGTCGCGCGCGGCCATCGAAACATTGGCCATCGTCGCCTACCACCAGCCGTGCACCCGTGCCGAAATCGAAGAGATCCGCGGCGTGGCCGTGTCGCGCGGAACGCTGGACCAACTGCTGGAACTGGAATGGATTCGCTTCGGCAGGCGTCGTCAGACCCCCGGTCGGCCTGTGACCTTCGTGGTCACGCAGTCCTTCCTGGACCATTTCGGCCTGGAAACCGCGCGCGACTTGCCGGGCCTGAAGGACCTGCGCGCCGCCGGACTGTTGGAAAACCGTCCTTCGCCGGATACCGCCCCAGAGGGGGATGACACGGAGGCCGAGCAGACCGATATGTTCGTTGACCCCGATGCGGAGGATGCACCTTGA